The proteins below are encoded in one region of Mauremys reevesii isolate NIE-2019 unplaced genomic scaffold, ASM1616193v1 Contig116, whole genome shotgun sequence:
- the LOC120392785 gene encoding olfactory receptor 10G6-like — MECGNQSQLTHFILVGLPYSPALQVPLFLFFLLIYPLTLGGNLLILLAVARERRLHKPMYWFLCHLSFLDMAVSSVVVPKVVAGFMPGGGAISFHGCVAQLFFFHFLGCTECFLYTVMAYDRFLAICKPLHYSIIMDRRACLCLAAGTWLGGSLHSLIETAFTFRLPYGRDTRVGYIFCDIPAVLKLACGDTALNELVTFINVGFVAMACFLLILMSYVYIVSSILRIRSAEGRRWAFSTCVAHITMVVTYYVPLVFIYLKPGSHHPVDRVVGVFYSTVTPLLNPLIFTLRNKEMKEALMRLGGRKLPGPEP; from the coding sequence ATGGAGTGTGGGAACCAATCCCAGCTGACCCATTTCATCCTGGTGGGGCTCCCGTactccccagcactgcaggtGCCCTtgttcctcttcttcctcctcatctaCCCGTTGACGCTGGGCGGGAACCTGCTCATCCTGCTGGCGGTGGCCCGGGAGCGCCGGCTGCACAAGCCCATGTACTGGTTCCTCTGCCACTTGTCCTTCCTGGACATGGCGGTCTCCTCGGTGGTGGTGCCCAAGGTGGTGGCCGGCTTCATGCCGGGCGGTGGGGCCATCTCCTTCCATGGCTGCGTGGCCCAGCTCTTCTTCTTCCACTTCCTGGGCTGCACCGAGTGCTTCCTCTACACAGTCATGGCCTACGACCGCTTCCTGGCCATCTGCAAGCCACTGCACTACAGCATCATTATGGACCGCAGAGCCTGCCTGTGCCTGGCAGCGGGGACCTGGCTAGGGGGCTCCCTGCACTCGCTGATAGAGACTGCATTCACCTTCCGCCTGCCCTATGGCCGGGACACCCGGGTAGGCTACATCTTCTGTGATATCCCGGCTGTGCTGAAGCTGGCCTGCGGGGACACGGCCCTCAACGAGCTGGTGACATTCATCAACGTGGGATTCGTGGCCATGGCCTGCTTCCTGCTGATCCTGATGTCCTATGTCTACATCGTCTCATCCATCCTGAGGATCCGCTCCGCCGAGGGCAGGCGTTGGGCCTTCTCCACCTGCGTGGCACATATCACCATGGTGGTGACCTACTACGTTCCCCTGGTCTTCATCTACCTGAAGCCAGGGTCCCATCACCCTGTGGACAGAGTGGTGGGTGTATTCTACAGCACGGTGACCCCGCTCCTCAACCCCCTCATCTTCAcactgaggaacaaggagatgaAAGAAGCCCTGatgaggctggggggcaggaaactgCCAGGGCCTGAGCCATGA